One region of Pseudoalteromonas piscicida genomic DNA includes:
- a CDS encoding S8 family peptidase codes for MCKKEVCQLFYLTRLKLVLCFIFVVLSIGTTNAQGIEFVNFGNKIKLERSSAEPKRVYKFANSEHLVELSNRIIIKIKAGMGSGVTNALKQKIEVGQVAAFGPFAEHEFVVVSLKDAPAKRLTAALAIASGLEGVIYAQPDILQIKSKLEVENNNAAQWLTKTLSQSGSMRSLPFRLFQLEKWQIQLQQLTQGEGVKIVVIDDGFDLKHEALSKTKVLLTYDIERRVKDVQPQSGFDIHGTKVLGVIFARANDALPAEMAGLAIDAGLIAIRQTKSWTSHTLESLHIAQLAQADIVNMSWQTQLLLEPIKDAIDGLAQTGRGGKGVLVVIAAGNSGKMIKANSTEASIASAVVVGAMNSSGMPASFSGFGKSVSAWMPGYSARGIARNNAYSGFGGTSYAAAYGTGMIALLLAAEPELSVNKVKQKLAQVSGLVLDNQSKQSD; via the coding sequence ATGTGTAAAAAAGAGGTATGTCAGCTTTTTTATCTAACAAGATTAAAGCTGGTGCTGTGCTTTATATTTGTTGTTTTATCTATTGGTACGACGAATGCGCAGGGAATTGAGTTTGTTAATTTTGGCAACAAGATAAAGCTTGAACGGAGCAGCGCTGAACCTAAGAGAGTGTATAAGTTTGCTAACTCAGAACACTTGGTGGAGCTGAGCAACAGAATAATCATAAAAATAAAGGCTGGGATGGGCAGTGGCGTTACAAACGCCTTAAAACAAAAAATAGAGGTAGGCCAGGTAGCCGCCTTTGGGCCCTTTGCAGAGCACGAGTTTGTGGTGGTATCGCTAAAAGACGCACCCGCCAAGCGCTTAACTGCTGCACTAGCGATTGCCAGTGGTTTGGAGGGGGTAATATATGCTCAACCAGATATTTTACAAATAAAAAGTAAGCTCGAAGTTGAAAACAATAACGCTGCGCAATGGTTAACAAAAACCTTGTCGCAATCAGGTTCAATGAGAAGCTTACCTTTTCGTTTATTTCAGTTAGAGAAATGGCAAATACAACTACAACAATTGACTCAAGGCGAGGGAGTAAAAATCGTTGTTATCGATGATGGCTTTGATTTAAAACATGAGGCCTTAAGTAAAACTAAGGTATTACTCACCTACGATATAGAAAGAAGAGTCAAGGACGTACAGCCGCAAAGCGGTTTTGATATCCATGGTACGAAGGTACTTGGAGTGATTTTTGCCAGAGCAAATGACGCTTTGCCAGCTGAAATGGCGGGTCTTGCAATCGACGCAGGGCTTATTGCAATTAGACAAACAAAAAGCTGGACAAGCCATACATTGGAGTCGTTACATATCGCGCAACTAGCGCAAGCCGACATTGTTAACATGAGTTGGCAAACGCAGTTGCTACTGGAACCAATAAAAGATGCCATTGATGGCTTAGCACAAACCGGCCGGGGCGGGAAAGGGGTATTAGTAGTAATAGCCGCCGGAAACAGCGGGAAGATGATTAAAGCAAACAGTACAGAGGCGAGTATTGCATCTGCGGTGGTGGTGGGCGCAATGAATAGCAGCGGTATGCCAGCAAGCTTTAGCGGCTTTGGTAAATCGGTAAGTGCTTGGATGCCAGGTTACAGTGCTAGGGGTATCGCAAGAAATAATGCATACAGTGGTTTTGGTGGTACTTCTTACGCAGCGGCATATGGCACAGGCATGATTGCACTACTGTTGGCCGCTGAACCTGAATTATCGGTAAATAAAGTCAAGCAAAAGCTGGCTCAAGTGTCTGGTTTAGTGTTGGACAACCAGAGTAAGCAAAGTGATTAA
- a CDS encoding DUF6916 family protein has product MKLTSSLFEDLIGQDVEVFTADGKHKLNELQVDAIDECKLNSNEFEGFSVTLTAKSNFPLTDDTYTLKHQKLGEMPLFLSAYEKDKYQIIISIKKEA; this is encoded by the coding sequence GTGAAACTAACTAGTAGTTTATTTGAAGACTTAATCGGTCAGGATGTTGAAGTTTTTACGGCCGATGGCAAGCATAAGCTAAACGAGTTGCAAGTTGATGCTATTGATGAGTGCAAGCTAAACAGTAATGAATTTGAAGGATTTTCTGTAACGTTAACCGCCAAATCAAATTTTCCGCTTACTGATGATACGTATACATTAAAGCATCAAAAGTTGGGTGAAATGCCACTGTTTTTATCTGCATACGAAAAAGACAAGTATCAAATAATTATCAGCATAAAAAAAGAAGCATAA
- a CDS encoding phage tail protein: protein MEGFIGQITMFAGNYSPFKWAFCYGQITAITGNEALFSLLGNTYGGDGRSSFGFPDMRGRLPMGFGSGPGLTPTQIGTMKGVETVTLDINQIPSHSHNFQVSNNTATGTNPGGQVLGKADMYCEPATTQYNDGPSAMYDDIIASAGSNHAHENKMPSLGVNFIICLNGMYPPRN, encoded by the coding sequence ATGGAAGGGTTTATTGGACAGATAACGATGTTTGCCGGCAATTACTCGCCATTTAAATGGGCGTTTTGTTATGGGCAGATCACCGCAATTACGGGGAATGAAGCGTTATTCTCTTTGCTTGGAAATACTTATGGTGGTGATGGAAGAAGTAGTTTTGGGTTTCCCGATATGCGAGGTCGATTACCTATGGGGTTCGGCAGTGGTCCCGGATTAACGCCAACACAGATAGGAACAATGAAAGGGGTAGAAACGGTTACCTTAGATATCAATCAAATACCATCGCATAGCCATAATTTTCAGGTAAGTAACAATACCGCGACGGGTACAAACCCAGGTGGACAAGTGTTGGGTAAAGCTGATATGTACTGTGAACCAGCAACGACCCAGTATAATGATGGTCCTTCAGCTATGTATGACGACATTATTGCCTCTGCGGGAAGCAATCATGCTCATGAAAACAAAATGCCTAGCCTTGGGGTTAATTTTATCATATGCCTAAATGGCATGTATCCACCTAGAAATTAA
- a CDS encoding GNAT family N-acetyltransferase: protein MKFTPPDGLYVRPSKPEDKGFLESLHHSTRQDLQLIDGDKDFIESIIEMQFKAQSNGYGDQFPNAMYFIIEKHHERIGKATIDFGNNEVRLIEIALIPQARGLGLGAAVVQSFQQAAAQSGVPMTLSVLQNNYDAKRLYQKLGFKIESIKAPYELLIWYPPALRNIVLG from the coding sequence ATGAAGTTTACGCCTCCAGATGGTTTATATGTTAGACCGTCAAAACCAGAAGATAAAGGCTTTCTGGAAAGCTTACACCATAGCACTCGGCAAGATTTGCAGTTGATTGATGGAGATAAGGATTTTATTGAGTCAATTATTGAAATGCAGTTTAAAGCGCAAAGTAATGGCTATGGAGATCAATTTCCAAACGCTATGTATTTCATTATTGAAAAACACCATGAGCGAATAGGCAAGGCGACAATTGACTTTGGTAATAATGAAGTGAGATTAATAGAAATTGCTTTAATACCTCAAGCTCGTGGATTAGGGCTCGGTGCAGCAGTTGTTCAATCTTTCCAGCAAGCTGCTGCTCAATCCGGCGTGCCGATGACTTTGTCGGTATTGCAAAATAATTACGATGCAAAGCGTTTATATCAAAAGCTAGGCTTTAAAATTGAATCAATTAAGGCTCCTTATGAGTTACTAATTTGGTATCCGCCAGCGTTGAGGAATATAGTTTTAGGTTAA
- a CDS encoding gamma-glutamylcyclotransferase family protein — MQALFSYGTLQQEQVQLDTFGRRLEGEKAVLCGFKIGQVKITDPTVIASSQKDIHPILIATGNVEDEVEGTVFLITEAELAHADEYEMDEYQRISATAVSGQQCWIYVANQKAILVESL; from the coding sequence ATGCAAGCATTATTTTCGTACGGCACATTGCAACAGGAGCAAGTGCAACTTGATACATTCGGCAGACGATTAGAAGGCGAGAAAGCGGTACTTTGTGGATTTAAAATTGGCCAAGTTAAAATAACAGATCCCACTGTGATTGCCAGTAGCCAAAAGGACATTCATCCCATTTTAATCGCGACAGGTAATGTAGAGGATGAAGTCGAGGGCACTGTATTTTTAATCACTGAAGCTGAATTAGCTCATGCAGACGAGTACGAAATGGATGAATATCAGCGCATTTCGGCAACTGCTGTTTCTGGACAACAATGCTGGATTTATGTAGCAAACCAAAAAGCTATTCTCGTAGAAAGTCTATAA
- a CDS encoding class I SAM-dependent methyltransferase has translation MTSGSVYQVKKLLEHSQALLLNDIDAGLNRPHALSMSEALAELTGVSTDFDMNDWSDINTDKGVAISPVQAAKCLLETLRSQIFMQGVASAIRDKINQQDNINILYAGTGPYGVLLLPFLALHKTSPVSVTLLDIHPENTQAIHELVTKLDIAHMVKRIVHADATTWLPEEPIEFDLIISETMNTLLRREPQVWIFSHLQQFLKPDGELIPQEIELTAWLCNPSSLTKSEQRVNPAELGSFFRLDKNTASALNENNLDVLSGSFEVPDCGKVYHTLELKTEIKVYREHRLTENQCSLNLPIKYQDKNLKAGDRITFEYINDPIPEFIFSFPDESLPNLPAYHEVGESGIFQIKRIFVKCQLNKVNKLDINNHECEWSLDTQIWGELELSLELVLEALYRFRLFEEFEFWLLDKIGNRLDDKLVGAINRKVVGFYR, from the coding sequence ATGACGTCTGGCAGCGTGTACCAAGTAAAAAAATTGCTAGAGCACTCTCAAGCTTTGCTCCTAAATGATATTGATGCTGGGTTAAATAGACCTCACGCATTATCTATGTCTGAGGCTCTAGCTGAGCTAACTGGCGTATCCACTGACTTCGATATGAATGATTGGTCTGATATAAACACCGACAAAGGGGTCGCGATTTCACCTGTTCAGGCAGCTAAATGTTTACTAGAAACGCTACGTAGTCAGATATTTATGCAGGGCGTTGCGAGCGCGATACGAGATAAAATCAATCAGCAAGATAATATAAATATCCTCTACGCAGGGACCGGGCCATATGGTGTATTACTATTACCTTTTCTCGCGCTCCACAAAACGAGTCCAGTCTCAGTAACACTTTTAGATATTCATCCAGAAAATACGCAAGCAATACATGAGCTGGTAACTAAACTTGATATCGCTCATATGGTGAAACGTATAGTGCACGCAGATGCAACAACTTGGCTACCTGAAGAACCAATAGAGTTTGATCTCATTATTTCCGAGACCATGAATACCTTATTACGCAGAGAGCCTCAAGTATGGATTTTTAGTCACCTTCAACAGTTTTTAAAACCAGATGGAGAGCTCATACCTCAAGAAATTGAGCTTACTGCTTGGCTATGCAATCCAAGCTCTCTGACGAAAAGTGAGCAAAGAGTCAACCCAGCTGAGCTTGGTTCGTTTTTCCGTCTCGATAAAAACACGGCAAGTGCACTCAATGAGAATAACCTAGATGTGTTATCTGGTTCGTTTGAGGTACCGGATTGCGGGAAAGTTTATCATACACTGGAATTGAAAACGGAAATCAAAGTCTATAGGGAGCATAGACTCACCGAAAACCAATGCAGCTTGAATTTACCAATTAAATATCAAGATAAAAATCTAAAGGCCGGTGATCGGATTACTTTTGAGTATATTAACGATCCAATACCTGAGTTCATCTTTAGCTTCCCTGATGAAAGTTTACCAAATCTTCCCGCCTATCATGAGGTGGGTGAGTCTGGAATTTTCCAAATTAAACGTATCTTCGTTAAATGCCAATTAAATAAAGTAAATAAGCTTGATATTAACAACCATGAATGTGAGTGGTCTTTGGATACACAAATATGGGGTGAACTTGAGTTAAGTTTAGAATTGGTTTTAGAAGCCTTGTATCGGTTTAGGTTGTTTGAGGAATTTGAGTTTTGGCTGCTTGATAAAATTGGTAATCGACTTGATGATAAATTAGTTGGTGCTATTAATCGAAAAGTAGTCGGTTTTTATCGTTAA
- a CDS encoding phage tail protein, whose product MADCFLGEVRMFVCNFTPEWWASCRGQLLPISQNSALFAVIGCNFGGDCRTTMGVPNLECRVPMGTGTGPGLTPNMLTEQQGDNEVVLYESNLPAHTHTFYGTTSLGGTVDTGQGNLLAQSSGGNVYDKAPDEQNQIAMDYAALGTNGMANAGHENRQPFLAIQFALALDGTFPPRN is encoded by the coding sequence ATGGCTGATTGTTTTTTAGGTGAAGTTCGAATGTTTGTTTGCAATTTTACACCTGAGTGGTGGGCCAGTTGTAGAGGACAACTATTACCTATATCGCAAAATTCAGCACTTTTTGCGGTAATAGGCTGTAACTTTGGTGGTGATTGTCGCACCACCATGGGGGTGCCAAATTTAGAATGTAGAGTTCCGATGGGGACGGGCACTGGTCCAGGCCTGACACCAAATATGTTAACCGAACAGCAAGGCGACAATGAAGTTGTGTTATATGAGTCGAACTTACCTGCTCATACCCATACTTTTTATGGTACGACTTCACTAGGCGGAACGGTTGATACGGGGCAGGGGAATCTACTCGCGCAATCTTCAGGCGGTAACGTTTATGATAAAGCTCCTGATGAACAAAATCAGATAGCGATGGATTATGCTGCGCTTGGTACTAATGGCATGGCAAATGCTGGGCATGAAAACCGCCAACCATTTTTGGCGATTCAGTTTGCATTGGCACTAGATGGCACATTTCCACCAAGGAACTAG
- a CDS encoding aspartyl/asparaginyl beta-hydroxylase domain-containing protein, with protein MPYSKERLAYFKLPIFLEHQQVLDELGTLNELAWTDHVNKANYDGGWDVVALRCLSEHLSAHPILQNFAIESGTHWQNLPILEEKPLLKSFVDNFPCEVLSVRIMRLKAGAFIKPHRDGGLCIENGEARLHIPLVIDTALEFVVDGMQVPMKEGEVWYINADKIHSVANRGNLDRVNIVIDCKVNDWLLDCQSGSMGVPCEEYTS; from the coding sequence ATGCCATATAGTAAGGAACGGTTAGCTTATTTTAAGCTTCCAATTTTTCTTGAACATCAACAAGTACTCGACGAGCTAGGGACGCTGAATGAGCTGGCCTGGACTGACCATGTAAATAAAGCAAATTACGACGGCGGCTGGGACGTAGTTGCGTTGCGTTGTTTGTCAGAGCATTTATCTGCTCACCCGATCTTACAAAACTTTGCGATTGAGTCAGGCACTCACTGGCAAAACCTACCTATATTAGAAGAAAAGCCGCTACTTAAATCATTTGTTGATAATTTCCCTTGTGAAGTTCTCTCCGTAAGAATAATGCGATTGAAAGCCGGTGCTTTTATAAAACCTCACAGAGATGGCGGCCTTTGTATCGAAAATGGTGAAGCAAGACTTCATATACCTTTGGTCATCGACACTGCTCTTGAGTTTGTTGTTGATGGTATGCAAGTACCAATGAAAGAAGGAGAGGTGTGGTACATAAATGCGGACAAAATACACAGTGTCGCTAACCGAGGAAACCTTGATAGAGTCAATATCGTTATTGATTGCAAAGTAAATGATTGGTTATTAGATTGCCAGTCAGGGTCAATGGGCGTTCCTTGTGAAGAGTATACAAGCTAA
- a CDS encoding phage tail protein, whose product MSEPYIGQVTLYGYNWAPKNWSLCNGQLIQISQNPALYSLTGTAYGGDGRTTFGLPDFRGRVPVGLGNLGSASYDRGNAGGAENVTLTLANIAHTHSMQASTKTADFPYANFPTSNQMATQTAVPIYAAATSLVNTSDSSVSSIGGGQSHNNMQPSLSLNFAIALTGIYPSRN is encoded by the coding sequence ATGTCAGAACCCTATATTGGACAGGTTACCCTCTATGGCTACAATTGGGCACCTAAAAATTGGTCTTTATGTAACGGTCAACTAATTCAAATTAGCCAAAATCCAGCGCTATATTCTCTCACCGGCACCGCGTATGGTGGTGATGGTAGAACAACCTTTGGTCTACCAGACTTTCGTGGCAGAGTGCCGGTGGGGCTTGGTAACTTAGGAAGCGCTAGTTACGATAGAGGCAATGCTGGTGGCGCTGAAAACGTAACGTTAACCTTAGCAAATATTGCACACACCCACAGCATGCAAGCAAGTACGAAAACGGCTGACTTTCCATATGCAAATTTTCCCACATCAAACCAAATGGCGACGCAGACGGCAGTGCCTATATATGCCGCAGCTACAAGTTTGGTAAATACCTCTGACTCCTCGGTATCAAGCATTGGCGGCGGTCAGAGCCACAATAATATGCAGCCCAGCTTATCTCTTAACTTTGCCATCGCACTAACTGGCATTTATCCAAGCCGAAACTAA